In one window of Zhihengliuella sp. ISTPL4 DNA:
- the rdgB gene encoding RdgB/HAM1 family non-canonical purine NTP pyrophosphatase, whose product MRVVLATHNPHKVAEFQQIVQQTRPDLEVVGYDGPEPVEDGVTFAENALLKARAAAAHTGLAALADDSGICVDVLGGSPGVFSAYWAGQKKDATANLELLLDQLRDIADPQRAAHFTSTIALVLPDGREHVVEGIWPGRLAHEAAGAGGFGYDPIFIPDGQSDGAERTVGEYTAEEKQAQSHRARAFTALVPLLAAL is encoded by the coding sequence ATGCGCGTCGTCCTGGCGACCCACAACCCGCACAAGGTGGCGGAGTTCCAGCAGATCGTGCAGCAGACGCGGCCCGACCTGGAGGTCGTCGGCTACGACGGTCCCGAGCCGGTCGAGGACGGAGTGACGTTCGCCGAGAACGCCCTCCTCAAGGCGCGTGCGGCTGCCGCGCACACCGGCCTCGCCGCACTCGCGGATGACTCGGGCATCTGCGTGGACGTGCTCGGCGGTTCGCCCGGGGTGTTCTCCGCGTACTGGGCAGGGCAGAAGAAGGACGCCACGGCGAACCTGGAACTGCTGCTCGATCAGCTGCGCGACATCGCCGACCCGCAGCGTGCCGCGCACTTCACCTCGACCATCGCCCTCGTCCTCCCGGACGGTCGGGAGCACGTCGTCGAGGGGATCTGGCCCGGACGGCTCGCCCACGAAGCCGCGGGAGCCGGGGGCTTCGGGTACGACCCGATCTTCATCCCGGATGGTCAGTCCGACGGCGCGGAGCGCACGGTGGGGGAGTACACGGCGGAGGAGAAGCAGGCGCAGTCGCATCGCGCCCGCGCCTTCACTGCCCTCGTGCCGCTGCTCGCCGCGCTCTGA
- the ligD gene encoding non-homologous end-joining DNA ligase: MVGEAQVVQIDGRRLRVTNLDKVVYPETGTTKGEVIAYYTAIAPLLLPLLDGRPVTRKRWVEGVGTAAAPEDSFFTKQLEPGAPDWIPRQDIQHSDGPKAYPLVEDVPTLVWLAQVAAIELHVPQWRFTPEGLPGRPDRLVLDLDPGPGADLAQCAEVARIARTLLTGMGLDPLPVTSGSKGIHLYASLPGEQTSAEVSAVVKELARIIENEHPDLATSVMSKAVRGGKVFLDWSQNNGKKTTISPYSLRGRARPGVAAPRTWEELDDRKLAHLELDEVLARAAEGFDPLSSLRPDAPALPATSRAATPAPAPAIRAAAPSRTRRARPLAEPAPEPAGTTLPSLAPMLAENGTPAIARTLSSPSWVEVKWDGIRAIGTWRDGRMSLHARRGTDITARYPELTADGAPFLPVDEAIVDGEIVAFDSAARPSFSLLQNRMHLTRPREIEREVVRTPIVYMLFDLLRLDGHDLTGMPLRERRTLLGDIVAGIDAPVQVPPVFDDVDAALAASEEFGLEGVVVKDPASRYRAGQRSPSWLKLKNTRMQEAVIVGIRPGKGEREGTLGSLLLAVPEGDDLRYIGRVGTGFTDRILRDLLARLEPLRIERAPLDGVPRPDASDALWVRPELVGEVEFANWTPDGILRHARWRGLRPDKTADEITVEA, translated from the coding sequence ATGGTGGGAGAGGCGCAGGTCGTGCAGATCGACGGCCGACGACTGCGCGTGACCAACCTCGACAAGGTCGTCTACCCGGAGACGGGCACGACCAAGGGCGAGGTGATCGCCTATTACACCGCCATCGCGCCTCTGCTCCTCCCGCTCCTCGACGGGCGTCCGGTCACGCGCAAGCGCTGGGTCGAGGGCGTCGGCACGGCCGCCGCTCCCGAAGACTCCTTCTTCACCAAGCAGCTCGAGCCCGGCGCTCCGGACTGGATCCCTCGGCAGGACATCCAGCACTCGGACGGCCCCAAGGCATATCCGCTGGTGGAGGACGTGCCGACGTTGGTCTGGCTGGCGCAGGTCGCAGCGATCGAGCTGCACGTACCGCAGTGGCGCTTCACTCCCGAGGGTCTGCCCGGCCGCCCCGACCGCCTCGTCCTCGACCTCGACCCGGGTCCCGGCGCCGACCTCGCGCAGTGCGCCGAGGTCGCTCGGATCGCCAGGACGCTGCTCACCGGGATGGGACTCGATCCGCTTCCGGTGACGAGCGGCAGCAAGGGCATCCACCTCTACGCGAGCCTGCCCGGCGAGCAGACCAGCGCCGAGGTCTCCGCCGTGGTCAAGGAGCTGGCCCGGATCATCGAGAACGAGCATCCGGACCTCGCGACGAGCGTCATGTCCAAGGCGGTCCGCGGCGGCAAGGTCTTCCTCGACTGGAGTCAGAACAACGGCAAGAAGACGACGATCTCCCCCTACTCCCTGCGGGGGCGCGCCCGACCCGGTGTCGCGGCGCCACGCACCTGGGAGGAGCTCGACGACCGGAAGCTCGCGCACCTGGAACTGGACGAGGTGCTGGCACGTGCCGCCGAGGGATTCGACCCGCTCTCCTCCCTCCGCCCCGATGCTCCGGCTCTGCCGGCGACCTCGCGCGCCGCGACACCGGCTCCCGCTCCCGCGATCCGGGCGGCGGCCCCCTCCCGCACGCGTCGAGCCCGCCCGCTCGCCGAGCCGGCACCGGAACCCGCCGGGACGACCCTCCCCTCCCTCGCCCCCATGCTCGCCGAGAACGGGACCCCGGCGATCGCCCGCACCCTCAGCTCACCGTCCTGGGTGGAGGTGAAGTGGGACGGCATCCGTGCGATCGGCACCTGGCGCGACGGACGCATGTCCCTGCACGCCCGCCGTGGCACCGACATCACCGCCCGCTACCCCGAGCTGACGGCTGACGGCGCCCCGTTCCTCCCGGTCGACGAGGCCATCGTCGATGGGGAGATCGTCGCCTTCGACAGCGCCGCCCGGCCGAGCTTCTCCCTGTTGCAGAACCGCATGCACCTCACCCGGCCGCGGGAGATCGAGCGCGAGGTCGTGCGCACGCCGATCGTGTACATGCTGTTCGACCTGCTCCGTCTCGACGGCCACGATCTCACCGGGATGCCGCTCCGCGAGCGCCGCACGCTGCTGGGCGACATCGTGGCGGGGATCGATGCCCCCGTCCAGGTCCCTCCCGTCTTCGATGACGTGGACGCGGCACTGGCGGCGAGCGAGGAGTTCGGCCTGGAGGGCGTCGTCGTGAAGGATCCGGCGTCGCGATATCGTGCCGGCCAGCGCTCACCCTCCTGGCTCAAGCTCAAGAACACCCGCATGCAGGAGGCGGTCATCGTCGGCATCCGCCCGGGAAAGGGCGAGCGGGAGGGGACCCTCGGCTCCCTCCTCCTCGCCGTGCCGGAGGGCGACGACCTCCGCTACATCGGCCGCGTGGGCACCGGGTTCACCGACCGGATCCTCCGCGATCTGCTGGCCCGCCTGGAACCGCTGCGGATCGAGCGCGCACCGCTCGACGGCGTCCCGCGACCCGACGCCTCCGATGCGCTGTGGGTACGTCCCGAGCTGGTCGGCGAGGTGGAGTTCGCGAACTGGACGCCGGACGGCATCCTCCGGCACGCCCGCTGGCGAGGTCTGCGCCCGGACAAGACGGCCGACGAGATCACCGTCGAGGCGTGA
- the rph gene encoding ribonuclease PH — MTDIVRADGRSASQLREITIERGWSAQAEGSALISFGATKVLCTASFTNGVPRWLTGKGKGWVTAEYAMLPRATNSRNDRESVKGRIGGRTHEISRLIGRALRAVVDTKALGENTIVIDCDVLQADGGTRTAAITGAYVALADAIEWGRDKKFIGKNSTPLLDSVSAVSVGIVDGEPMLDLAYVEDVRAETDMNVVVTGRGLFVEVQGTAEGAPFDKRELDALLDLGVAGCADLKDRQLAALAGA, encoded by the coding sequence ATGACCGACATCGTCCGCGCCGACGGCCGTTCCGCCTCGCAGCTCCGCGAGATCACCATCGAGCGCGGCTGGAGCGCGCAGGCCGAGGGCTCGGCTCTCATCAGCTTCGGGGCGACGAAGGTGCTGTGCACCGCCTCGTTCACGAACGGCGTTCCTCGGTGGCTCACCGGCAAGGGCAAGGGCTGGGTCACGGCCGAGTACGCGATGCTCCCGCGGGCGACGAACAGCCGCAACGACCGGGAGAGCGTGAAGGGCCGCATCGGCGGTCGCACGCACGAGATCTCCCGGCTCATCGGCCGGGCCCTGCGTGCCGTCGTGGACACCAAGGCGCTCGGCGAGAACACCATCGTCATCGACTGCGACGTGCTCCAGGCCGACGGCGGCACCCGCACCGCCGCCATCACCGGCGCCTACGTCGCTCTGGCCGACGCGATCGAATGGGGCCGGGACAAGAAGTTCATCGGCAAGAACTCGACGCCGCTGCTCGACTCCGTCTCCGCGGTCTCGGTCGGCATCGTCGACGGGGAGCCGATGCTCGACCTCGCCTACGTCGAGGACGTCCGGGCCGAGACCGACATGAACGTCGTCGTGACCGGCCGCGGCCTGTTCGTCGAGGTGCAGGGCACGGCCGAAGGGGCGCCGTTCGACAAGCGCGAGCTCGACGCTCTCCTCGACCTCGGTGTCGCGGGCTGCGCGGACCTGAAGGACCGGCAGCTCGCCGCTCTGGCGGGAGCGTGA
- a CDS encoding endonuclease/exonuclease/phosphatase family protein yields MIAPLLGTTSATELHVMTLNIRRDLGVLAWPPADRWSVRRPRLAALLRAERPDVLGVQEALPAQGAAVSAALGPSFRRIGHGRLPGPRGEGCPLFYDADRLELRAWRQVALSRTPDRPGSRSWLSVSPRVVVEATFADRRTGAAVTVLNTHLDAFSPWARLRQAQAVHDVAAASAAPVILLGDFNAPAGTAPWRSLEADGILRDAWTSAVSRRTPAWGTYGGYRPPRRGRRIDGILTSPALPVRRAGINARQYEGGGPSDHLPVQALINFAPAAVPPEETA; encoded by the coding sequence ATGATCGCCCCGCTCCTCGGAACGACGTCGGCCACCGAGCTGCACGTCATGACCCTCAACATCCGCCGCGATCTCGGTGTGCTCGCCTGGCCGCCCGCGGACCGCTGGTCGGTTCGACGACCCCGGCTCGCCGCTCTCCTCCGCGCGGAGCGGCCGGATGTCCTCGGCGTACAGGAGGCCCTGCCCGCGCAGGGTGCCGCGGTCTCCGCCGCACTCGGCCCGTCGTTCCGGCGCATCGGCCATGGCCGTCTTCCCGGGCCCCGCGGCGAGGGCTGTCCGCTCTTCTACGACGCCGACCGGCTGGAACTGCGCGCCTGGCGACAGGTCGCACTCTCCCGCACTCCCGACCGCCCCGGTTCCCGCTCCTGGCTGAGCGTCTCGCCGCGGGTGGTGGTGGAGGCGACGTTCGCGGACCGTCGCACCGGCGCTGCCGTCACCGTGCTCAACACCCATCTCGACGCGTTCTCCCCGTGGGCGCGGCTCCGTCAGGCGCAGGCGGTGCACGACGTCGCCGCCGCCTCTGCGGCGCCCGTCATCCTCCTCGGGGACTTCAACGCCCCCGCCGGCACGGCACCGTGGCGCTCCCTCGAAGCCGACGGCATCCTCCGCGACGCGTGGACGTCCGCCGTCTCCCGCCGCACACCCGCCTGGGGTACGTACGGCGGCTACCGGCCACCCCGTCGAGGACGGCGCATCGACGGCATCCTCACCTCGCCCGCGCTGCCCGTGCGCCGGGCGGGCATCAACGCCCGGCAGTATGAAGGGGGCGGGCCGTCGGATCATCTCCCCGTGCAGGCCCTGATCAACTTCGCCCCCGCCGCCGTCCCGCCCGAGGAGACCGCATGA
- a CDS encoding DedA family protein, whose amino-acid sequence MLHAPTALIPWLDPQTIIGAAGPWALLVVCFIIFAETGLLVGFLLPGDTLLIIAGLLTHTSNVFGVNIWVVSLLIALSAFIGGEVGYLIGHKGGPAVFERKESGLFSRKNVERTNAFFERFGGLTVILARFVPIVRTFAPVAAGVGHMPWRRYSLYNFIGAMIWGFGLTMVGYLIAYIPWIRHLVVEYIDIILLIAVGGTAIVTLWHYLSERHKAKKAAAAGEDVVTDHEEAEDLVLDADVFDRAPDLDGDGKH is encoded by the coding sequence ATGCTGCACGCCCCCACCGCGCTCATCCCGTGGCTCGATCCGCAGACGATCATCGGGGCGGCCGGCCCGTGGGCGCTCCTCGTGGTCTGCTTCATCATCTTCGCCGAGACCGGGCTGCTCGTCGGCTTCCTCCTGCCCGGTGACACGCTGCTCATCATCGCGGGCCTGCTGACCCACACGAGCAACGTCTTCGGCGTGAACATCTGGGTCGTTTCGCTCCTCATCGCGCTCTCGGCGTTCATCGGCGGCGAGGTCGGCTACCTCATCGGCCACAAGGGCGGCCCCGCGGTCTTCGAACGCAAGGAGTCCGGCCTCTTCAGCCGCAAGAACGTCGAGCGCACCAACGCGTTCTTCGAGCGCTTCGGCGGCCTCACCGTGATCCTCGCGCGCTTCGTGCCGATCGTGCGCACGTTCGCCCCGGTCGCCGCGGGCGTCGGACACATGCCGTGGCGGCGCTACTCGCTCTACAACTTCATCGGGGCCATGATCTGGGGCTTCGGCCTCACGATGGTCGGCTACCTCATCGCCTACATCCCGTGGATCCGCCACCTCGTCGTCGAGTACATCGACATCATCCTGCTGATCGCCGTCGGCGGCACCGCGATCGTCACGCTGTGGCACTACCTCTCCGAGCGCCACAAGGCGAAGAAGGCCGCGGCCGCGGGCGAAGACGTCGTGACCGATCACGAGGAGGCGGAGGACCTCGTCCTCGACGCCGACGTGTTCGACCGGGCGCCCGACCTGGACGGCGACGGGAAGCACTGA
- a CDS encoding non-homologous end joining protein Ku: protein MRTIWKGALTFGLVNVPVKVYSATEDHDVPLHQVHDKDGGRIRYQRTCEVCGETVAYSDIDRAYVDDGQTVVLTKDDLAALPAEKSREIDVVEFVPSEQVDPLTLDKPYYLEPDSKSPKAYVLLRKTLEQTDRTAIVRFTLRQKTRLAALRVRGKVLVLQTLLWSDEVREAEFPSLDEDVRISKKELELSSSLVDSYSADFDPEEFVDEYQKELRTLIDAKIEAGETFDVAETFGGDSEKAADGGEVIDLMEALRASVARSKEKRSKNAG, encoded by the coding sequence ATGAGGACGATCTGGAAGGGCGCCCTGACGTTCGGGCTGGTGAACGTGCCGGTCAAGGTGTACTCCGCGACCGAGGACCACGACGTGCCGCTGCACCAGGTGCACGATAAGGACGGCGGCCGCATCCGGTACCAGCGGACGTGCGAGGTGTGCGGGGAGACGGTGGCGTACTCCGACATCGACCGCGCCTACGTCGACGACGGTCAGACCGTCGTGCTCACCAAGGACGACCTCGCCGCGCTGCCGGCGGAGAAGAGCCGCGAGATCGACGTCGTGGAGTTCGTGCCCTCCGAGCAGGTCGATCCGCTCACCCTCGACAAGCCGTACTACCTGGAGCCCGACTCGAAGTCGCCCAAGGCGTACGTGCTGCTGCGCAAGACCCTGGAGCAGACCGACCGGACGGCGATCGTGCGGTTCACGCTGCGTCAGAAGACGCGGCTCGCCGCGCTGCGCGTGCGGGGTAAGGTGCTCGTGCTGCAGACGCTGCTCTGGTCGGACGAGGTCCGAGAAGCCGAGTTCCCCTCGCTCGACGAGGATGTGCGGATCTCGAAGAAGGAGCTGGAGCTGTCCTCGTCGCTCGTGGACAGCTACTCGGCGGACTTCGATCCCGAGGAGTTTGTCGACGAGTACCAGAAGGAGCTGCGTACTCTCATCGACGCGAAGATCGAGGCCGGGGAGACGTTCGACGTGGCGGAGACCTTCGGTGGCGACAGCGAGAAGGCGGCCGACGGCGGCGAGGTCATCGACCTGATGGAGGCGCTGCGCGCGAGCGTGGCCCGCTCCAAGGAGAAGCGCTCCAAGAACGCGGGCTGA
- the murI gene encoding glutamate racemase — translation MNDAPIGIFDSGVGGLTVARAIRAQLPRESFVYIGDTAHSPYGPKPIADVRRYALEVLDTLVDQGVKMLVIACNTASAAMLRDARERYDVPVVEVIGPAVRRAVSTTRNGRVGVIGTVGTIGSRAYQDMLEVDERLQVFTAACPRFVEFVEAGVTGTPEVLAVAEEYLAPLREADVDTLVLGCTHYPFLRGAISYVMGEGVTLVSSDDETAGDVYRQLVRGDLLAPADATATYVYEATGDSAEDFTALANRLMGREVRDVQLVQTGVITLPDSALDAR, via the coding sequence ATGAACGACGCGCCCATCGGGATCTTCGACTCCGGTGTCGGCGGGCTCACGGTGGCCAGGGCCATCCGCGCCCAGCTGCCCCGCGAATCGTTCGTCTACATCGGCGACACCGCCCACTCGCCGTACGGCCCCAAGCCCATCGCCGATGTGCGCCGCTACGCGCTCGAGGTGCTCGACACGCTCGTCGACCAGGGCGTCAAGATGCTGGTGATCGCCTGCAACACCGCGTCGGCGGCGATGCTGCGCGATGCGCGCGAGCGCTACGACGTGCCCGTGGTCGAGGTCATCGGTCCCGCCGTGCGCCGCGCGGTGTCCACCACGAGGAATGGCCGGGTCGGCGTGATCGGCACCGTCGGCACGATCGGTTCGCGGGCCTACCAGGACATGCTCGAGGTCGATGAGCGCCTGCAGGTGTTCACCGCCGCTTGCCCGCGCTTCGTCGAGTTCGTCGAGGCCGGGGTCACCGGCACGCCCGAGGTGCTCGCCGTCGCCGAGGAGTACCTCGCGCCGCTGCGGGAGGCCGACGTCGATACGCTCGTCCTCGGCTGCACGCACTACCCGTTCCTCCGTGGCGCGATCAGCTACGTCATGGGGGAGGGCGTCACCCTGGTCTCCAGCGACGACGAGACCGCGGGCGACGTGTACCGTCAGCTCGTGCGCGGCGACCTGTTGGCGCCGGCAGATGCCACCGCGACCTATGTCTACGAGGCCACGGGTGACTCCGCCGAGGACTTCACCGCCCTCGCCAACCGTCTCATGGGCCGCGAGGTGCGCGACGTGCAGCTCGTCCAGACCGGCGTCATCACGCTTCCCGATTCCGCCCTCGACGCACGCTGA
- a CDS encoding nicotinate phosphoribosyltransferase, with translation MTTSTALLTDRYELTMLAASLRDGTASRPSVFELFSRRLSGGRRFGVVAGTGRLLGLLRDFRFGDDELRFLRDERVVDAETLASLERYRFTGTIRGYREGELYFPGSPILTVEGSFADAVVLETLALSVLNHDSAVATAAARMSIAAGERPLAEMGSRRAAERSAVAAARAAYIAGFGATSNLEAGRAWGIPTMGTAAHSWTLLHDSEEDAFRAQVESMGVDTTLLVDTYDIRTGVETAIRVAGTGLGGVRIDSGDLPIVAAEVRAQLDELGATETRITVTSDLDEYAIAALAASPVDAYGVGTSVVTGSGYPTASMVYKLVARQDADGAWIGVAKASADKASFGGRKAAFRTLSDGVAATETVVVSDGFEVLDTPEEHPDGRPLQVTLVEGGEINTAHEGAAGTAAARAHHLRVREELPVRALALSKSDPAIPTVYVEAD, from the coding sequence ATGACCACGTCGACGGCGCTGCTCACCGACCGTTACGAGCTCACGATGCTCGCCGCCTCGCTCCGGGACGGCACTGCCTCCCGTCCGAGCGTCTTCGAACTCTTCTCCCGACGCCTGTCCGGCGGGCGCCGCTTCGGCGTCGTCGCGGGCACCGGACGACTGCTCGGGCTGCTCCGCGACTTCCGCTTCGGGGACGACGAGCTGCGTTTCCTCCGCGACGAGCGCGTCGTCGACGCCGAGACCCTCGCCTCCCTCGAGCGCTACCGCTTCACGGGCACGATCCGCGGATACCGCGAGGGCGAGCTCTACTTCCCGGGATCCCCCATCCTCACGGTCGAGGGCTCCTTCGCCGACGCCGTCGTCCTCGAGACCCTGGCGCTGAGCGTGCTCAACCACGACTCCGCGGTCGCCACGGCCGCCGCGCGCATGAGCATCGCCGCCGGCGAGCGTCCGCTCGCGGAGATGGGCTCTCGCCGAGCAGCCGAGCGCTCCGCCGTCGCCGCGGCCCGGGCCGCCTACATCGCCGGCTTCGGCGCCACGAGCAACCTCGAGGCCGGCCGCGCCTGGGGCATCCCGACCATGGGCACCGCCGCGCACTCCTGGACGCTGCTCCACGACAGCGAGGAGGACGCCTTCCGCGCGCAGGTCGAGAGCATGGGCGTGGACACGACGCTCCTCGTGGACACCTACGACATCCGCACGGGCGTCGAGACGGCGATCCGCGTCGCCGGCACCGGGCTCGGCGGGGTCCGCATCGACTCCGGCGACCTGCCGATCGTCGCCGCCGAGGTCCGCGCGCAGTTGGACGAGCTCGGCGCCACCGAGACCCGGATCACCGTGACGAGCGATCTGGACGAGTATGCGATCGCCGCCCTGGCCGCCTCGCCGGTGGACGCCTACGGTGTGGGCACCTCGGTCGTGACCGGCTCCGGATATCCGACCGCGAGCATGGTCTACAAGCTCGTGGCGCGGCAGGACGCCGACGGCGCGTGGATCGGGGTCGCCAAGGCCTCCGCCGACAAGGCGTCGTTCGGCGGTCGCAAGGCGGCCTTCCGCACGCTCAGCGATGGCGTGGCGGCCACGGAGACGGTCGTCGTCTCCGACGGATTCGAAGTGCTGGACACGCCGGAGGAGCACCCGGACGGGCGGCCGCTCCAGGTGACCCTCGTGGAGGGCGGCGAGATCAACACCGCCCACGAGGGAGCGGCCGGCACGGCTGCCGCCCGTGCGCACCACCTCCGCGTGCGCGAGGAGCTGCCGGTCCGCGCACTGGCGCTCAGCAAGTCGGACCCGGCGATCCCGACGGTCTACGTCGAGGCCGACTGA
- a CDS encoding glycosyltransferase family 2 protein, producing the protein MHRATPAAPEPTLSVVIPVKDDAAELRRCLRALARQTLPPDEIIVVDNASTDDSAAVAAQHGARVVRCETPGIPAASATGYDAATGDVILRLDADGVPGPRWIETMATACVRDPRVGAWTGGAHFVDGPRFLRRPLATAYLLSYVVVCGSALGHAPLFGSNLALRRSAWLSVRDRVHRDDAELHDDLDLAFHVGERHRIRWLLHTDMGISMRPFGSGRSFARRSWIGARTVLVHWPEDFPPVRWVRLVLRRVLHRLGLPAPGARR; encoded by the coding sequence GTGCACCGCGCCACACCAGCCGCCCCCGAACCGACCCTGAGCGTGGTCATCCCGGTCAAGGACGACGCGGCGGAACTGCGGCGATGCCTCCGTGCACTTGCCCGGCAGACGCTCCCTCCCGACGAGATCATCGTCGTGGACAACGCCTCGACCGACGACTCGGCCGCCGTGGCCGCGCAGCACGGCGCGCGGGTGGTGCGGTGCGAGACCCCGGGCATCCCCGCGGCGAGCGCGACCGGGTACGACGCGGCGACGGGCGACGTGATCCTGCGACTCGATGCGGACGGCGTCCCCGGGCCGCGATGGATCGAGACGATGGCGACCGCGTGCGTACGCGATCCGCGGGTCGGCGCCTGGACGGGCGGTGCGCATTTCGTCGACGGCCCCCGGTTCCTGCGGCGGCCCCTCGCGACGGCCTATCTCCTCTCCTACGTCGTCGTGTGCGGCTCCGCCCTGGGCCACGCGCCGCTCTTCGGATCGAACCTCGCCCTTCGCCGGTCGGCCTGGCTCTCCGTCCGGGACCGCGTGCACCGCGATGACGCCGAGCTCCACGACGACCTCGACCTCGCGTTCCACGTCGGCGAGCGCCACCGCATCCGCTGGCTCCTGCACACCGACATGGGCATCTCCATGCGTCCGTTCGGCAGCGGCCGCTCCTTCGCCCGTCGCTCCTGGATCGGCGCTCGCACCGTCCTCGTGCACTGGCCGGAGGACTTCCCTCCTGTGCGCTGGGTACGGCTCGTCCTCCGCCGCGTACTGCACCGCCTCGGTCTCCCCGCGCCCGGAGCCCGCCGATGA
- a CDS encoding cation diffusion facilitator family transporter produces MHDHAPAPGGLRSASSRRLLAISLTLTATVMIVQVVGALLTGSLALLADAAHMFTDGSALVIALIAATVAARPADDRRTFGYQRAEVFGALINAVILIALATVVAVQGVQRLLNPSEVEVAGGLMLVVAVVGLLANAVSMWLLSRAQRTNLNVRGAYLEVMGDLLGSLMVIIAAGVILVTGWMPADALASLFIAAMIIPRAFVLLKEVFSVLAESAPKGMAVGEIRTHLLGYDGVVGVHDVHVWQLTRGAPVFTAHVSVRPDLLADGRSAALLSEMQACLADHFDVAHSTFQIEPAEQSDCEPHHA; encoded by the coding sequence ATGCACGATCATGCGCCCGCGCCCGGCGGTCTCCGCTCGGCGAGCAGCCGACGCCTGCTCGCGATCTCCCTGACCCTCACGGCGACGGTGATGATCGTCCAGGTCGTCGGCGCGCTCCTCACGGGCTCGCTGGCGCTGCTCGCCGACGCCGCGCACATGTTCACGGATGGCTCCGCGCTCGTCATCGCGCTGATCGCGGCGACCGTCGCCGCGCGCCCCGCGGACGACCGGCGGACGTTCGGCTACCAGCGCGCGGAGGTGTTCGGCGCGCTCATCAACGCCGTCATCCTCATCGCTCTCGCCACGGTCGTCGCCGTGCAGGGGGTGCAGCGGCTGCTGAACCCCTCCGAGGTCGAGGTGGCCGGCGGGCTGATGCTCGTCGTGGCCGTCGTCGGCCTCCTCGCGAACGCGGTGTCGATGTGGCTGCTCAGCCGGGCGCAGCGCACGAACCTCAACGTGCGCGGCGCCTACCTCGAGGTGATGGGCGACCTGCTCGGCTCGCTCATGGTCATCATCGCCGCGGGCGTGATCCTCGTGACGGGCTGGATGCCGGCCGACGCGCTCGCCTCGCTGTTCATCGCCGCGATGATCATCCCGCGGGCGTTCGTCCTGCTCAAGGAGGTGTTCTCCGTCCTCGCCGAGTCGGCGCCGAAAGGCATGGCGGTGGGCGAGATCCGCACCCACCTGCTCGGCTACGACGGCGTCGTCGGGGTCCACGACGTGCACGTGTGGCAGCTCACCCGTGGTGCGCCGGTCTTCACGGCACACGTCAGCGTGCGGCCGGACCTGCTGGCGGACGGACGCTCGGCGGCGCTGCTGTCGGAGATGCAGGCATGCCTCGCCGATCACTTCGATGTGGCCCACTCCACGTTCCAGATCGAGCCGGCCGAGCAGAGCGACTGCGAACCGCACCACGCCTGA